In Apteryx mantelli isolate bAptMan1 chromosome 8, bAptMan1.hap1, whole genome shotgun sequence, the genomic window CTGGTCGAAAAGGTAATCGAAAGGCTACTAATGTATCATCTCATTTCATAGGTAGCCGTGACAGACTGGTTTGCTAGAAGTCACAGTGAGTCAGCGCAGACGCTTGCATGGAATTACACCGACTTGTTCTAATCTGGTTATTTCTACTGATTCCagcatttattttgaaaactgataGCGTGAATGACTTTCGCAGTAATCAAACAAAAGCACAGCGAGGAGACCGCGGTACACAGATGCCGTAAGTAAAACTGCTGTGCCCAGCACCAGGAACTTTCCGGCAATAATGAAGGTGTTAAAGGTGATGTGTCAGTCGTGTGCTTCAACTTCCTCTTGTGTCACTACTAAAGCATTATTTAAAAGGTTGGAGAGTTTTTTTCATGGTGTTATTTGCTTGCTTCGTTAGATTTTGGGAAGTCAAGTTAACGATATGTCCCACACGGGCTCACAGACACAAAGTGACTAATTTGTCTGTGAATACTTCTGGGGGATTGCAGAAAAGCACCTGCTTCTCCAAGCCAGCGTGCTCCGGGGCGTGAGGAGGGCTGCAAGCTGAGCACAGCTCCTGCCTTGTCCAACGTCAGCCGCTCTCTGAATGTCTCTGTCGTTTCTGGGTGGGAAATGGTGTTAAACCTCATTTCGATCACTGCAAAGCCATACTGCGGGAAGCAAGCAGCCTGCACAAGTATGGCCCTGCCGTAATCGAAGAAGGTCCGAGATGTCCAATAGCGAAGCCCAGAAACACCTCAGAAATACCCAGCCCAGACTCCCAGAACCGAAGACCTGAGCCGGATTTCCTGGCTGCATCAGAATCCGAGGCTGGACCTGGAAAActcagtgtgtggggggggtgggggggagaggaatAAAACAAGACTACcctttttctgtttgcaaaaatGAACACGCTTCCTTCCTCGCCGCTCCTGGCCCCGCAGAGCGGGAGGGAGGGACTCCAGATGCGAGCGGTGAGGGTTTTGGTGCCGCCCGGCGCCAAGGCAGCGTGCGGCCCCGCACAGAGAGCTGCGGTAcgggcggccccgggctgccgccgcccggcccctcgcgccgcgcccccgccgctgGCGCCTTTCGCTCCGGTCCGCCCGCGACGGGTGAGCTGACCCCCGGAGCTTAGGCGAGGAAGGGCTGCGGGAGGCGACCGCTTCCCTCTCGCCTGGCCCTGCTCCTCTTTTGCTTTCGCGTTTGAATCACGCAAGCTGCAATAGCCTCCGTgcgcagttgggggggggggcgggagggagaTCTCGCCTACCCCTTCCATATTTAACCATTACCTAAATCCGAAGGGAAATGAGCAAACCTCTAGGCTTGGGTCTTAAGGTATTTTCAGCGCTGTTGGGCGTATTTATCCCAAAAGAGTTTTCCACAACAAGTTATTTCTAGGCTGGGGGAGGTCTACATTGCCCAGGGCCCTGCCTTAACCCCGATTATAACACCGTGCACGTCTAGATCGCCGCGGGAGGTCTCTTCCCCCATTCCCAGGGCTGAGGGGGGACAGGGATGCTGCTTGGAGCTGGCTTGTCAGGGCTGGCGCCTGCTCCTCCATCCCCTgccctctgtctctgtctgtgttGAGTCAATCTGTGTTTTGAATCTGTGACTTGTTCTCGTTGCGGAAGTTGAAGGGGATCCAAGAATAGTTCAGATAGATGTGTGTAATTTCTAGAGCAGAACCCCCAGAGAAATGAAACGCCCTATTCCAGAATGACACTTTGATGTCACTTCATCGAGCCCTGTGAGGTGGAATACGGTAAGACATTTTCATTTAAGGAAAAATGAGACAGAGAGGAGGGGAACAGTGTTGATTTGTGAggccttggcttttttttttaaaagcatttttttttttttgttgcagaaGCTCCTAACGCTCAGGAAGTGGAATCTGTGGTTtagggggccgagctctgaaggagttgagagagacagaaaaaaaaaaaaaagccaactcaAGCACCATTGCTCCTTAAAGGCTAAATTTAAAGTCACCCAAACTAGCAGACTGTGGTGCAAACCCCGTCTGCAGCCCAGCTTCCTTCACCCCTCCAAATGGGTAAGCGCTCTTGCTTTTCTCGCCTCGCTTGGGCATCGGTCGGCGGGAGGGGTGGGGTGGCAGCGCCCCCTCTCCTCAGATCTCCTCCAGCCCCTCGGGGCGCTCCGTCGCGGCGGCGCAGGGCCCCAGCGGATCCCGCTAGGACGGGCGGGagccgctcggccccgctccgGGAGGCGCCCGCCTCGCGCCCCctcggcggcggccgttggcgggcgCGGGCCCCGCGAGGCGCGAAGCGCCGGCAGCGGCCGCGCGCGCTGCCCTCGGGCCAACGgcccgcggggggaggggcggggcaggTGCCTGAGGCGGAGGGGCGCCCCGCCGCTCTGGCACGGTGCGGGCGGCCAGGTGGGCTGAGGAAGGCGCCTTCCCACGGGTCCTGGCTCCAGCCTGGGAGGCTTCAGCCTCGGGCGGCGAGtctcggcggggggggggggggggaaggcggcgGCGCCTCCGTGGTCTGGCTTTTGGAGGGAAAAACGCCGCGCTGAGGCAAAAACACGCGGCAGAAACGGCGCCTGGAACCTCCCAgcggttgttgttgttgtcgttacTGTCGGGGCGGGCGACGCGTTATCGAGCCGCTTTGATTGCTCGCCCCCCCCGCGCGACCCCGCTGGCTGCCAGCCCCCGCTCAAGGCCGCTCAAGGATGAGCCGCGGCGCAGGtgggcccgggcggccgcgctcccACCCGCCCGCGCGGCGCCGTGCCCGGGGGCGGCGCCTCctcggcggcgcggagcgggcctggcgcagcccgggcgcgcacggggcggcgcgccgcccggcccggcaccTGCGGGGCAGCGACCCGGCTTGGTCGGCACCGCACGCGGGCTCGGCTCGGGCCGGGGCAGGCGGGACCGgccgcttccctcctttcctctttcGCAAATCTGAGGCCactcgaggaaaaaaaaaagcaacccccaAAAGAACCAAGTAAACGCAGTTTAAATGGGCTTTTTGCAAACTGCCAAATAATGTCGAGGCTTAACCTCTGCTGCCTTCCAGGAGTAGGCTGGGGCAGCTCCGGGTTTCCTGGCCCCtctccccgccagccccgcgctcGTCGCCCCCCCCGCCTCTGCCCGCCGCGGCTTTCGGTGCCGGCAGCTGCGCGGCGCCGTGCCCGCCGCGAGCAGCTGCGGCCGGCGGGACAGATTCCGTTGTGTTCGTTTTCACGTTATCGCGGTTCACACTGGATGAGAGAATCagtccctgcagcagcagcagcagcagcaggaacagagtAACTCAGATTTCGGATTTAGTTTGCTGATTTTTACCACAGTTCTCTTACCCGGGCGCCAGCTGGGACTTCTGCCGGTGTCGGCAGCGACCCGGGGCTGTGCAGCCCTCTTTGGGGGCCGCGGAACTGGTCGCTCGTTTCGGggtgcgctgctgctgctgccccagctgcgGGCGCGCAGGCACCCGCGGGCTTTCTGGCCGAGCTCCCGCGGGCTGAGCGCGGGGCAGGCGAGCGCCCCTCCCCGAGACCCCCCGGCCTTCGCCCAGCCGGCGGCCGCCCTCGGGCCGGGCCCCAGCAGCtctgcggggggcggcgggagggtgcggagcagccccggcggggggggggggggggaggcgagcggggcggcggcggccggagccacCTGCGCGCCGCCACCTGGCGCGCCGCCCCCGGGCGAGCGGCCCCTCCcgggcggcgcccccggccctcACCGGCGGGCTGGGCGCCTCCCCGGCAGGtcgcctcccccccgccgccgccgccccgcgggacaCTCGGGGGTGACGCtcgcagccgccgcggcgctgggagacgcagcgcggccggggcggccgcggcagcaCCCCCACCATGCCGAGGTCCTTCCTGGTGAAGAGCAAGAAAGCGCACAGCTACCACCAGCCGCGCTCCGCCGACGAGGACTACAGCCGGCGGCTGGAGACGGTGCTGGCCCAGATCTGCGCAGGTAggagccccccggcgccgggcgggctggggcggcgggtgcggagcggcctgcgggcgggcagcgccggggcgggcagggcggctcgccccggccccgaccccggccccggccccggcccggccctgagCGCCCCCGGCCCGCTGCTCCCCGCAGACAGCCAGCTCCCCGaggccggcgggctgcgcggcgccgtgCTGCCCGacccggagccgccgcggggccgcttcTCGCCGGAGTCGCACCTCGCCGAGGCCGCCGATGGCACCTCCGAGTCGGCGCCCAGCTGCGAGGGCAGCGTCTGCGACCGGGTGTCGGAGCTCGAGGACTTCTGGAGACCGCCCTCGCCCTCCGCCTCGCCAGGTAGGGTCCTGCCGGGCAGCGTCGCTTGGCCGGGAGCCGCAATCGAAAAGGAGTGGAAAGGACAGATTTGCCTTTTCCCACGCATTGGGAAAAGGCAAATCTGTCCTTTCCACTCCTTTTCGGGTGCTCTCTCCCAGGTTGCTTTTCCAGCGCATCTCCCACCGCTAACGGAGTAGCGGGTTACAGTCAGACTGTGGGAAACTTGCGATGCCAAAGAACATcgcttttttttggtttctgattaATTACTAAGGCTAAATTATCTTTTAAAGATCCCGGCATTTGCCTACAGCGTCCAGCTGTCGTGAAGTTTAGgggataaaatgtttttaaagacagTAAATATATCTCCCTGGCTATCTATATACCTGTAGTAAACAGCATTGACTGTGTGTTTGTTCTACCTGCTAGACGTTTTCCCGAGCTCCCTTTCAGGATATTTCTTGCCTCTTGTCTATAAAAAGGATctctccaactttttttttttcttttctaaaaacgCATTTGTGAAAACCAGATGAAAATAATGGCGGTCAGATTTAAACACCCCAAATCCAGGAAACTCACACTTATGGCTGCAGCGCCTGTCTCTAGCTCCCTCGTCCTGCCTTTGATGTGGTTGGAGCAGTGGGAGATGCTGTCCCCAGTTTGGCGTGAATACTTATCTCGTTTAAAAATATAATGCTGTCGTTTTATAaccaaaatatgtatatatatatatatatatatataaaaaattttttACTGCCTTGGTTAAAAAgtgacagctggaaaaaaaaaagaacaatttctgTCTTAGCAAGGGAAAAATTATCTCAGCTTTGTAAAATGACAGCAGATGCCAGCAAACAAATACATAGTCCTGTTTCTCCACTGATTCTCCTACTTCGTCCTTATAGTATCCTTGCATATCAATGGCTTATTGTAATGATGTGGATTAGCATTTTTAAAGACCCTCTTCCCCTTTAGAAGTCTGAAAGCTCTTTGAGCAGACGTTCAAAATGCAAAGCCGTATCATTACAGCCAGCAATGGGACAGTTTCAGTACGTGCAAATGACAGACGGCACCTAACATGAGAATGCAGCCGTCTTTGTTTTGCTAATATTTCTGCGTAAAATATAACAATGTCTTTATTTTTGTGCCTAACGAATTTGGCCTGCTCTTCCTTCTCCAAATAATTACAATTTCTGGAGGGGAAAGAGACCATTCTCAGGAGGTGTCCAAAAGACACGGACATGAAATGGAGCAGGTAGTTACCAGGGCTGCTGTGCCTTACCTCCCCGCTGCTCACTTCTTCCGCTATTGTAGGATTCATTAGCCCCCTGACAACTATCCCGTTACCTGGGGAAGTAATCTTGGCAAAATGAGAGCAGCGTCCCCAGAGCCAGTTTTTTCCAAGGGAAAGGGATCCTGAAACTGTCTGCTCCCATTCATGGGGGAAAGGAATGGTAAGGGACTCCCAGTCTTTGCAGGAAAGAGCTTAATTAAATGAACCTCAGTGTGTCAGGAGGGTGCTGTTATATTGACGATCAAGACAGTGGTAGTGGGGTTAGACAGTCAGGCTCCCTCCCACAGCTCCCCCCCAATCCCTGCCTTCCAGCTGCCTTGCCAAATTCAGTGTGAAGCTGGAATTTCTGCCTTGGTCACTTCAGCAAGATGCACTGGTGAGATACTGGATTTTTATGGTTGTGTCTCTGGGTGGGGCACAGTTTCTGTGCTTCATCAGCAAGGGCAGATGAGAAATGATGTTTCTAAATCACATTCAGACAGGGCAGATACATTGAGTAGTACTTAGTACCCCCCACTGCACCGTGCAGCCTGTGCCCTTTTCACTTCTGATGTGGAGCGAAAGCCAAATTTCAGGTCTGTCTTTGAGCGCAGGGCTGCCAAGCCAGGGGAGCACGTACAGGCACAATAGCTTTATAGTGTTGTTAACACTCTCCATACTTTGTTGACTCCATCAGTGCAAATCACTTTGGTATTTAACCTCACTTTTTATGTATTTCTGTAATCACACACGTTTGCTTGTACAGTAGGAACCTTGATAGCTCTGTGTAGCAGTGTATTAGGATGTCCTGAGTCTATTGATGCTACAGTGTTGTAAGAAGCCTTTGTACTGGATATAATGGAGTTGTCGTGCAGGGAGCAGGGTGTTTTGTGGTCTGTGGAGGAGGACACCTGAATCTTTCTTGTGTGTACCAATCAGTTCTGAAACATTTTGGATTGAGCCTGCCTTACCTTCAGAAAAGAGCCTTGATGTTTGTTCTCCCAGGGTGATCCGTTTAAGGGCTATACAGGATTGCTAAGAAGTGGAGGGGAGAACTTGATTGTCTCTCCCTGTCTACCCCCCGAGGACTAGACACTGTAGAGAGGCAGACACAGGAGTGTCTCTTGCCCAGCAGAGTGGGAAAGTGGGGTTTGCGAGTCTCCTTGATGCTGTGTACGGGGCTTGGATGGCTTGAGCGTGCCCTTGGGATGCACAGTGTGAGTGGCTCACCTTGCACTCgtgcctgtgaggtctccaaAGCGTGCGAGGGGACTGAACAAACATGGCACGCAAGCTGATCTGTGGTTCCAAGGGCTCAAAAATCAGGTCagccttcccttccttctccctcaaCGGACTGGCTTAGAAATCAAGACTGTAAGTAATACCTGATGGATATTTTAACTCTTGTATTGAAATATTGAGGGCTtatgttttcatgcttttctttACAGTCTGGGTTAGAAGTtgctttcaggaggaaaaaatagttacaacaagaacaagcaaacaaaaagaaatctgagGGCCTGATGAAATTGTACAGTTTCAAGAGCTGGGGCTTTAAGATAGTTCTGAGTCTTGCGATAAAATCGTGAGAGATGGCAACACTGAAACTGGTTGCAAAGACACAAGATAGATGATGTGACGTTGACCACAACTTTGCAGTCAGTGCAGAACAGGAAAAATCATGCTCAGCACCATGTCAGCTAATTTGATTCCATCACTCTGTTCAGATGTCCCAGTTGGTATGTGCACATATATTTCCAACCGAAAGACTACTGATTTCAATAGAAGAATTTGAGATTCTGTTAAGATCTGAAACTGTGAAAAAGATAGGAAACAGACAAGTCATTCAGTGCTTCATTTTCACCCCACTTCCCACTCTCTCCTTCAACCCTCAGTGACCATCTGCCTCTCCAGAGCAATAGCCTAACACATCACGGCTTCCGTCCTTCTCCCACCCCTGGTTATCTTGCTGTGCTGAAGGCTGAAAAAGCCACGGGAACTGTGAAGCTGACCAGGAAAGAGAAGAGCCAAGAGAGCAATTGTGGGTGTGCAAGTTTTGGAGTAAGGGAGGTTGATCTGGTAGCCTAAGTTGTAAGGGAGGCCAATATCTCTGTGAAGGCATCAGCACTTCAGCAATTAATTAATTCCTCTTTTCCTTGGTTCACTAATACATTTGTCCAGTGGAGACATTTGACTCTCCCCATGCTGCTTCCTGATGTGATGAGGAGTGAAAGTAGAGCACCTCAAGCGTTAATCAGAGTCTCTGGCAGAAACGGTTGGGATCTTAGTACCTTGTGTTCCCAGCACAACTGTGCTTTTCTCTATGCAGGGCTCCTGAGCATTTGTGCCTTTAGACGCTGTGTTCCTGCCATCGCATCCATCTCGTGCTAAGGGCCCTCCAAGTGCGATTCCTTTCGTGATGCCCACAGTATTGGTCAGATGCCCTTGCCGAGGGGGAGCCTGGTTAGAGCCAGCTGAAGCCATCTGAGCAGCTCACAGCATGTCCTGGTGGAAGCTCGCTTTGGTTATGACTGACAGGGGAATCCTTTTGTGtctttaatttttaatgcagCCTATACCGATGATTTTCATAATGTGTTTGTGAAGCTCAGTGTTTGGGGTGCGCTCAGCTTCTTTTCTTAGGGAAGCTCAGAGGAATCTGGAACAATTagaattttctttcagatgaggactgattttttttattatttttttcctgaaaagtgagGCATGGAATCCAAGCACCTCTAAAGTTGTTCTCTGTTTTGATAACGCTGTAGTATTATTATGGACAGTTGTGGCACCAAGTTCAGAGACTAGGTTTGGGCATTACATTGTGCAACAAGCAGCTTTTAATTCTTTTGAAAGGGTAAATCTCAGCACGCTTACTCCTTCTGGCACCTCCGTAATGTCATTTCTACAGTATGGATGGGTGGGATCTACATCGGAATTTAAACACTTGGACTGTCAGTTTTGATGCCCAGTTTGGGATATACAGATATACTTCCCTGAGGAGCTGCAGATAAAACCAAGGGAAGTTGCAGACTGAGTTGTTCAGTATCTCAGCAGTGAGATCAGCATGTCCCCAACTTGGCAACCAAAATGGAGGTAGACAAAATTGGTGGCTGCTTTTAATAATTTGGCTGGGGCAGCAAGTGAGTAGTTAGTACTGGATGCACTGACCCTGCTGTGCAATACAGCAGATGCCCTTCCACGAGAGATGAAGGGACAGCCTTGACGTGCAGCTGTGGTGGGGGGAGCCTCTGGATGCAAGTCAGGGTTCTGAGCTAACTCTGCCCCGTGATGGTGGGTGTGCTGTGAAGCACACTAATTCCCATGCTCTTGTTCTCCCGCAGCCTCGGAGCGATCTGTGTGCCCATCGCTGGATGAAGCCCCCCCCTTCTCGGTGCCCTTCAAGCCGTATGCGTGGAGCAGCCTGGGTGGCTCCGACCTGAGGCACCTTGTGCAAAGCTACAGGCCCTGCCCGACACTGGAGCGAACCTCAGCCTTGGGGCTCTTCTGTGAGCGAGGCTCTGAGCCGGCCCTCTACGGTGCAGAGTGCAGCTCTTCCCTCGGACTTTACGGTGACTTCGGCTCCCCGGGCCCGGGGCTTTTCGAGaggcctccagcagcagcaccgGGACTCTATGCTGACTCACAGCCTGGGCTGCAGCAAGAGAAGGGGCCAGGTGGCATCAAAATGGAGTCGGATCTCCTGTGCCGCCCGCTGCTCATCAGCACTGGCTCTTACAAGTGTGTCAAGTGCAGCAAGGTATGGACTGCTTTCCCCTGTGCTGGGTACGACTCTTCCCCAGGCTCTTTTCCCTGGCCAGCCTGACCCCTGTGTGCTTTCTCCCCTCAGGTCTTCTCCACTCCGCACGGCCTTGAAGTGCACGTGCGCCGCTCACACAGCGGCACCAGGCCCTTTGCCTGTGACATGTGTGGCAAGACCTTTGGCCACGCAGTCAGCCTGGAGCAGCACAAGGCTGTGCACTCGCAGGTGAGAGCTGGGACAGACTGCCAGGGTGAGGGGCACAGGGCCAGGGCTGGCACCGGAGAGGCTGTGAGGGCAATCACAGGGCAGTAGCTTGGCATCTAaactgaggagaggaggaaagcatTGCAGGACCAGAGTGGGCAGTCGTGGGTAAAGAATACAGTGGCAGGCAGAGGAGAGGGTGGGCAGCTAGTGAGCAACAAATTAAAGATCACAGGCTTTGTTTCCATTGCCCAGACATTGTGCATGTCTGTATTAAGCAATGGGCACTTTTGGCACTCTAGAAGTGacagataataaataataaaattttacTCTCAGAGCTGGAAATTGTAGTGAGGGTGTGGACTTTTTTAAGCACAGCTTAAGAAGCTCGCTGTGCTTTCCTTTGACCCAGGTCTCCTcactccttctcctcccctgcccccaaagaGGTGAATCTTCCCTTGTTTGTAGTCACTGTGTCTATGCAGGGAACATCTGAACGCCCAGGCAGGTACAGAGCACAGACTTCACCCGTCTCGACGCACTCTGAGTCACACACCAAAAGAATATGGTAGTTAATTTTGGTAGGAGGATTTGTAAGATTTTCCACCTGCTGATATTGTGCCATATTTCCCTTTCACCCACCCACTTGGCCTGGCAAATCTTCCTTCCTCAGATTGGCTTTGGGAGGATAGAGTTACAGTGCTGTTTGTTTGCTAACTATTTTTTATTTACAAGGGCATGAGTGTGCAACGGCAGAGCACACAATGAAGGGAAATATCTCATCACTCATTAAATGGTGGTGAAAAGAGCAGCACTGCATATTAAAGCCATGGAGAGGAGAACATTTCTGGGAGAgtgcaaaaaaaaccaaataaaCTAAGATGATTTGTGTGAAAGCATAGCAGGAAGAGGAAAGTGTGATGGGAGCTGAAGGACGGAAGGAAGAGATGAGTTTATGGTGGAAGAGAGTGATGAGGAAAGGAGTGTGTGAGGGACAGGAGGGGGAGACAGCAAAGTCTTAATGCATTTAGCTTGATTTGTcgaaaagttttttttcctggatgctTTAGGCTGTGGCTGTTGGGTTCCCAGTGGAATGATAATGCCTTGAGAGCCCTTGTTGAAAGGTGCAGGCAGGCTCTGCCTGGTCGGGGCTGTTCCTGCCTGGCTGTTCCTGCTGGCAGGAAGGGCCATTCTGTTAAATTTCTGCGGGGAGTGGGGCACAGCACCGGGAGAGGGTGCGCTGTCTTTTTAACCATGTGGCACTGTCATGCCTGAGTTAGTGTCTCCTCAGGCCAGTCCAGCTCTCTGGAGAGGAAAAAGTGCTTCCTAGAGCAAAAGAGGCAACACCAACGCGCTGCCTGGTGGTTTCCTGCGGTAGGGTCTCTGGCCTGGTGTAACATGCGTGTGTTTGGGCTCCTCTCTGCAGGAACGCAGCTTTGATTGTAAGATTTGTGGCAAGAGTTTTAAGAGATCTTCCACCCTGTCCACCCACCTTCTCATCCACTCGGACACCCGGCCCTATCCCTGTCAGTACTGTGGGAAGCGTTTCCACCAGAAATCTGATATGAAGAAACACACCTTCATTCATACAGGTCAGTGCTGCAGATGCTGGTGTTTGGTGCTGACTGCGGGGGGCTGGTCTCTGGGGAGGTCTCTCTGCAGCAGTCCGTTCCTCCTCAGCTGGGACAGTACATGCATCTCCCCGTGTCTCTCACTGCCTTGCTGCAGTTTGCACCTTCTGAGCTCTACTTGTACAAAGGAGGACGATTTGAATGTGGTTTCATGAACCACAGCTGCTAAATAACCAAAATCCTCGCAATCCAATCAATGTTTCCTTAATAGGATCCACCATTGTTTATTCAAAGGCCTTTTCTGTATGATTTGTAGAGTATTATATTCATGTGGCCTTGATTGTCCCTGGAAAATGACAGGTGAATTTGAGTGCAGCATCTTTTGCCAGCCCTGCCAGTTTACAATAGGAACCACAGGAGCCTCCTCCTCTAGATCAAACACTAAACTGGAGTGCCCAGGGTCCAACTCTTAGTCTAAATATTTGTTCAGAGATTGATTGTCTGCGCTTCCACCCGGACCTTCCAagcaaatggctgcagtttgataCAGAATGGAAGGAGAGGTGCGGAGTTACCAAGTTTCGCTGTCAGTAATAAACATGGAAACAATAAAGTACAGGTGAATCACTGaaggaaattgtttttaaaatactgttcagTGAAAAAGCAGGTTTATCAGAGATCTTTAAAAGTAAATCATGCCTTTCAAACCAGCACTATTGACTTTTAAAGTAATGAGAAATGCATGACCTCTGTGAGATACAGAAACATTTGTAGGCACAAAATAACTCTACTGGTCAAAGCCAAGGTTCAGGTGACCAAAATCTTGTTTCCTGACAGTGACCGGTAGCAGATATCAAGGGAGGAGTATCAAAATAACCAATATGTAAGAAAGATAGCATTAT contains:
- the GFI1 gene encoding zinc finger protein Gfi-1, whose translation is MPRSFLVKSKKAHSYHQPRSADEDYSRRLETLPEAGGLRGAVLPDPEPPRGRFSPESHLAEAADGTSESAPSCEGSVCDRVSELEDFWRPPSPSASPASERSVCPSLDEAPPFSVPFKPYAWSSLGGSDLRHLVQSYRPCPTLERTSALGLFCERGSEPALYGAECSSSLGLYGDFGSPGPGLFERPPAAAPGLYADSQPGLQQEKGPGGIKMESDLLCRPLLISTGSYKCVKCSKVFSTPHGLEVHVRRSHSGTRPFACDMCGKTFGHAVSLEQHKAVHSQERSFDCKICGKSFKRSSTLSTHLLIHSDTRPYPCQYCGKRFHQKSDMKKHTFIHTGEKPHKCQVCGKAFSQSSNLITHSRKHTGFKPFGCDLCGKGFQRKVDLRRHRETQHGLK